One region of Fervidobacterium sp. genomic DNA includes:
- a CDS encoding S1 RNA-binding domain-containing protein, translated as MEVGQVVKGKVVEVLKFGANVELENGEKGFIHISKISNQYVQKVEDYLKVGQEVEAKVIGKGRDGKWELSLKEETKESESVESKKEDFEKKLAKFLKDSQKTYSEYKKRLDKKQGVTKRR; from the coding sequence ATGGAAGTTGGTCAGGTAGTAAAGGGAAAAGTAGTAGAAGTACTCAAATTCGGAGCAAACGTCGAATTAGAAAACGGTGAAAAAGGATTTATCCATATTTCTAAGATTTCAAATCAGTATGTTCAAAAAGTTGAGGATTATCTCAAGGTAGGTCAAGAAGTTGAAGCAAAGGTAATTGGCAAGGGTAGAGATGGTAAATGGGAACTCTCGCTTAAGGAAGAAACAAAAGAAAGTGAATCAGTAGAGAGCAAAAAAGAAGATTTCGAGAAAAAGCTTGCAAAGTTTTTAAAAGATAGTCAAAAAACGTATTCTGAGTACAAGAAAAGGCTAGATAAAAAACAGGGCGTAACAAAGAGAAGATAA
- the radC gene encoding DNA repair protein RadC gives MVLKKGPREKLLNNGSESLSTEELIAILLRTGTRGRDVVKVSRELFEHFENSLYKMSKASFDEFKKIKGLGNAKIITLLATFELAKRLIKEEILTEDPRLNSPEKVFQYCIDMQILPQETVRVIFLDSKLNVISSKEISRGTITTSLAHPRDIFREAIIRNSTAIIMVHNHPSGDPTPSQEDVELTKRIKKAGELLGVSLVDHIVIGKTYFSLRQNCKEIGWENV, from the coding sequence GTGGTTTTGAAAAAGGGACCAAGAGAGAAACTGCTAAACAACGGCAGTGAAAGTCTTTCAACAGAGGAGTTAATAGCAATTTTGCTCAGGACAGGTACGAGGGGCAGAGATGTTGTAAAAGTTTCGAGAGAACTCTTTGAGCATTTTGAAAACAGTCTTTACAAAATGTCAAAAGCGTCTTTTGATGAATTTAAAAAAATAAAAGGCTTAGGTAACGCTAAGATAATAACTTTATTAGCTACTTTTGAGCTCGCAAAGAGGTTGATAAAAGAAGAAATTCTTACAGAAGATCCAAGACTTAACTCACCAGAGAAGGTGTTTCAGTACTGTATAGACATGCAGATACTCCCACAAGAAACTGTCAGGGTTATTTTCTTAGATTCTAAATTAAACGTTATCAGTAGCAAAGAAATCTCCCGCGGAACGATTACAACATCCTTAGCCCATCCAAGAGATATATTTAGAGAAGCAATTATCAGGAACTCAACAGCCATCATTATGGTGCACAATCACCCATCAGGCGATCCCACACCAAGCCAAGAAGATGTTGAACTTACAAAACGCATAAAGAAGGCTGGTGAGTTGCTTGGTGTGTCCTTGGTAGATCATATAGTAATTGGGAAGACGTATTTCAGTTTAAGACAAAATTGCAAAGAAATAGGGTGGGAGAATGTTTGA
- a CDS encoding DegT/DnrJ/EryC1/StrS family aminotransferase has protein sequence MIPLFDLTRQYDMLKEEILRTIDSVLSEGKVILGPAVEKFEREFAHYLGVKHAVGVANGSDALVIALHSLGIEKGEKVITTPYTFFATASCIVRNGGIPVFVDVDNDTYNIDLNQVERALKKDNIRVVIPVHLFGRTVDFENLLFLKERYHVKILEDAAQSVGSEGKVKDKVIKSGTFGEIGIFSFFPTKNLGAYGDAGMIVTNDDNLAEKSRMLRQHGSKKKYYHEMVGYNSRLDSLHAAILSVKLRYLDDWIERRLQIARYYEKIIEDKKLPVKYPKVENRGYRSHVYHQYVVEFESEGTRERVRRHLEDHKIGTAIYYPLPLHLQKCFSSYGYKEGDFPVSEKLSKTTLALPIFPELTNTEIEEVVHRISEVL, from the coding sequence ATGATACCATTGTTCGATTTAACACGCCAATACGATATGCTGAAAGAAGAAATTTTAAGAACAATAGATAGCGTTTTGTCAGAAGGAAAGGTTATTTTGGGACCTGCTGTTGAAAAATTTGAAAGAGAGTTTGCACATTATCTTGGCGTAAAACATGCTGTTGGTGTGGCAAATGGTAGTGATGCGTTGGTGATAGCACTTCATTCCTTAGGTATAGAAAAAGGTGAAAAGGTAATAACAACTCCATATACATTTTTTGCAACGGCATCTTGTATAGTTAGAAACGGCGGAATACCTGTTTTTGTGGATGTTGATAATGATACCTATAATATAGACCTAAATCAGGTGGAGCGTGCTTTAAAAAAAGATAACATACGCGTTGTGATACCAGTACATTTGTTTGGAAGAACTGTTGATTTTGAAAATCTACTCTTCCTAAAGGAGAGATACCATGTTAAAATATTAGAAGACGCTGCGCAATCTGTAGGAAGTGAAGGAAAAGTAAAAGATAAAGTTATAAAATCAGGAACTTTTGGTGAAATTGGTATTTTTTCGTTTTTTCCAACAAAAAACCTTGGGGCTTACGGCGATGCAGGCATGATAGTTACCAACGATGATAACTTGGCTGAGAAGTCTCGAATGTTAAGACAACATGGTTCAAAGAAGAAATATTACCATGAAATGGTTGGCTACAACTCAAGACTTGATTCCCTGCATGCGGCCATTTTATCGGTGAAACTTAGATACTTAGATGATTGGATAGAAAGGAGATTGCAAATTGCAAGGTATTATGAAAAAATCATTGAAGATAAAAAACTACCGGTGAAATATCCAAAAGTTGAAAATAGAGGTTACCGATCACATGTTTATCATCAATACGTTGTTGAATTTGAAAGTGAAGGAACCCGTGAACGAGTAAGAAGACATTTGGAAGATCACAAAATAGGTACAGCAATATATTATCCCTTGCCTTTGCATTTGCAAAAGTGTTTTTCTTCATACGGCTACAAAGAAGGAGATTTCCCTGTTTCTGAAAAATTATCGAAAACAACACTTGCTTTACCTATTTTCCCTGAGCTAACCAATACTGAAATTGAAGAAGTTGTTCACAGAATAAGCGAGGTGTTATAG
- a CDS encoding MFS transporter yields MVSLDKFVEEKIAPVYQKKILLVTSLMWMFDAAGVLVLSFTLPTISKIWQLDIKTSANIISSTFVGMLIGALSVGTISDIFGRKLSNIIYFIFTVLFTALLGVTNHSDMFIIFRTLAGIGYGGLMPSVNAYLAEFTGKGLRGAYLVLLEASWAIGSIIIGIVSVLTVNLDWRISFLVFLSGMVLLPILFRLPESPKFTFKKYGKKRLTEMFGTNFDEEIEYINDANTKIVDILKGKYLKRTVMIWFQWFNVSFVYYVLFSWAPKIFAQKGLDSTKSLWFTFFMLVAQLPGYLSAAYFIERLGRKKSLFIYTLGTSITAILWAFVSSTLQLITVAILLSFFVLGVWGLVYAYTPELYPTSMRGTGNGMAGVIARIAGILAPQYGGYMLTNNKTLFEIFLYLALLSLISALVVLFYGVETKGSDIF; encoded by the coding sequence ATGGTAAGTTTAGACAAGTTTGTGGAAGAAAAGATTGCACCTGTTTATCAGAAAAAGATTTTGCTTGTAACCTCGTTAATGTGGATGTTTGATGCTGCCGGTGTTCTTGTTTTGTCTTTTACATTGCCGACTATATCTAAAATCTGGCAACTGGACATCAAAACTTCCGCAAATATAATCAGCTCAACTTTTGTGGGAATGCTTATAGGTGCTTTAAGTGTTGGTACGATTTCGGATATTTTTGGACGAAAATTATCAAACATTATATATTTCATTTTCACAGTGTTATTTACAGCACTGCTTGGGGTTACTAACCATTCAGATATGTTCATTATTTTCCGTACATTAGCTGGAATAGGTTATGGAGGTTTGATGCCCTCGGTAAATGCTTATTTAGCTGAGTTCACAGGAAAGGGATTAAGGGGTGCGTACCTTGTGTTGTTGGAAGCAAGTTGGGCAATAGGAAGTATTATAATAGGTATCGTATCTGTTTTGACTGTGAACTTAGATTGGCGAATTAGCTTTCTGGTGTTCTTAAGCGGAATGGTATTATTACCAATACTCTTCAGATTGCCTGAATCACCCAAGTTTACATTTAAGAAGTACGGTAAGAAACGCTTGACAGAAATGTTTGGGACAAATTTTGATGAAGAAATAGAGTATATTAACGATGCGAACACAAAAATAGTAGACATATTGAAAGGAAAATACTTGAAAAGAACAGTTATGATATGGTTTCAGTGGTTTAACGTGAGTTTTGTTTATTATGTTTTATTTTCATGGGCTCCGAAAATATTTGCTCAAAAAGGTTTGGATTCGACAAAATCTCTGTGGTTTACATTTTTTATGCTTGTTGCGCAACTTCCTGGTTATTTATCAGCAGCGTATTTTATTGAAAGACTCGGCAGAAAGAAATCATTATTTATCTACACACTTGGAACATCGATAACAGCTATATTGTGGGCGTTTGTTTCATCTACACTTCAACTTATAACTGTAGCTATATTACTTTCGTTTTTTGTACTTGGAGTTTGGGGACTCGTGTACGCTTATACACCCGAACTTTATCCTACCAGTATGAGAGGAACTGGAAATGGAATGGCAGGGGTGATAGCAAGGATTGCCGGAATATTAGCACCACAATATGGTGGATACATGTTAACTAATAATAAAACACTATTTGAGATCTTCTTATATTTGGCTTTGCTTTCACTGATTAGTGCACTTGTTGTGTTGTTTTACGGTGTTGAAACTAAAGGTAGTGATATATTCTAA
- a CDS encoding NCS2 family permease: MDKYFGISQAGSTVRREIVAGVTTFLTMAYIVFVNPSILVQAVPGIFDQAGKIVDQGLYNTYYGSFMVATIVGGAVATLIMGLYANYPFALAPGMGLNAYFTYTVCLKLGIPWQLALTAVFIEGIIFVLLTITGARSFVARAVPQPVKAATGAGIGLFIALIGLKNAGVVIPDPITAVTLGHLNKPDTLLAIVGFFITVVLFALQVPGSILLGIILTTIIGAMPIFNVTHYQGIIGKIPDISPTFFQLKFDPQTLLSGTFWVVVGTFFFVDFFDTLGTLTGLAEGTGFTKKNGEIERATKAYLSDAIGTVAGALFGTSTVTTYIESSTGIAVGGRTGLTAVVVALLMLAMLFFSPLALTIPAAATAPALIFVGVLMIKSLMSIKWDDVTDAVPAFVTLTMIPFTYSIANGIALGIITYPIVKTLSGKRKEVHWFTWMLAILFIAYLTFFRE; encoded by the coding sequence ATGGATAAGTATTTTGGAATTTCCCAAGCAGGTTCCACAGTACGTCGCGAGATAGTCGCCGGTGTAACAACGTTTCTCACGATGGCTTACATTGTGTTTGTTAACCCTTCAATCCTTGTTCAAGCGGTTCCCGGAATTTTCGATCAGGCTGGAAAAATCGTTGATCAAGGGCTTTACAACACATATTACGGTTCTTTTATGGTTGCAACCATAGTTGGTGGTGCAGTGGCAACACTAATAATGGGACTATATGCAAATTACCCATTTGCGCTCGCACCTGGTATGGGACTCAACGCTTATTTCACATACACTGTTTGTTTAAAACTCGGTATCCCATGGCAACTGGCACTTACAGCTGTGTTCATAGAAGGTATCATATTCGTACTGTTAACTATTACGGGTGCAAGAAGCTTTGTTGCGAGGGCTGTACCACAACCAGTTAAGGCGGCAACAGGTGCAGGTATAGGTCTTTTCATAGCCTTAATAGGTTTGAAAAATGCGGGTGTAGTAATACCAGATCCGATAACAGCTGTAACTCTCGGACATTTAAATAAACCCGATACGTTACTTGCCATCGTAGGATTTTTCATAACTGTCGTGTTGTTCGCACTACAAGTTCCTGGTTCGATATTACTTGGCATCATCTTAACGACAATTATAGGCGCTATGCCGATATTCAACGTCACACATTATCAAGGTATAATAGGTAAGATTCCAGATATATCTCCAACCTTTTTCCAACTAAAATTCGACCCTCAAACACTTCTTTCCGGTACATTCTGGGTTGTTGTTGGAACGTTCTTTTTTGTTGATTTCTTCGATACACTTGGTACGTTAACCGGACTTGCTGAAGGTACAGGTTTTACAAAGAAAAACGGTGAAATAGAAAGAGCTACAAAAGCATATTTGTCAGATGCAATAGGTACAGTAGCCGGTGCACTTTTTGGAACGTCAACAGTTACAACCTACATTGAAAGTAGCACAGGTATAGCCGTAGGTGGTAGAACAGGTTTAACAGCTGTGGTAGTTGCACTTTTAATGCTTGCTATGTTGTTTTTCTCTCCTCTTGCGCTTACAATTCCCGCAGCCGCAACTGCACCTGCATTGATTTTCGTTGGCGTGTTGATGATTAAAAGCCTGATGTCGATAAAATGGGATGATGTTACTGACGCAGTCCCTGCCTTTGTTACTTTGACTATGATTCCATTTACCTATTCAATCGCGAATGGTATTGCACTTGGAATAATTACCTATCCGATTGTAAAAACTTTATCTGGCAAGAGAAAAGAAGTACATTGGTTCACCTGGATGCTCGCTATCTTGTTCATTGCTTATCTGACTTTCTTTAGAGAATAA
- a CDS encoding ribonuclease, with translation MNTKDIYSQEYLERLRSLELKRKVILDVLRDYKNISKHKLSTLERNLERPEKVGLARVNPIIFSFLLNSLFTINESIEYKITEFERNKVSRYILFEILFWAKPSTFAFPNEDVKNYKEFLNKKRKKLREFSLENYLQLYALESSEKDTFIKEISQKVLEIQPENVEDYVWMRDFIFYLDPMEKNKIKSKLHPYVWKVLSNTSGIPVIIDGNNVLMSNKLAGSEKIDVLLSLIAKLDRLYFPFYIVFDENAKYKFKTKYFNYKRVYYHSPADELIIALAKEVKGVVCSMDKFKEYELVENIWYKLKL, from the coding sequence GTGAATACAAAAGACATTTACTCGCAAGAGTATCTTGAAAGACTGAGAAGCTTGGAACTTAAAAGGAAAGTTATTCTCGACGTGCTTAGAGATTACAAAAACATCAGCAAGCACAAATTATCCACCCTTGAAAGAAATTTAGAAAGACCGGAAAAAGTAGGATTGGCAAGAGTTAATCCTATCATTTTCTCGTTCCTTTTGAATAGTTTGTTCACTATAAATGAGAGTATAGAATACAAAATCACCGAATTCGAAAGAAACAAAGTCTCCAGATATATACTCTTTGAAATCTTATTTTGGGCCAAGCCTTCTACTTTTGCTTTCCCAAACGAAGATGTCAAAAATTACAAAGAATTTTTGAATAAGAAAAGAAAAAAGCTCAGGGAGTTCAGCCTGGAAAATTATTTGCAGCTTTACGCATTGGAAAGTTCTGAAAAAGATACTTTCATCAAAGAGATATCCCAAAAAGTCTTAGAAATTCAACCTGAGAATGTTGAAGATTACGTTTGGATGCGTGATTTTATATTTTACCTTGATCCAATGGAGAAAAACAAAATTAAGAGTAAATTACATCCTTATGTTTGGAAGGTTTTATCTAACACAAGCGGAATACCTGTTATTATCGACGGGAACAATGTTCTAATGTCTAATAAATTAGCGGGTAGTGAGAAAATTGATGTTCTTTTATCGCTAATTGCAAAACTTGATCGTTTGTACTTTCCGTTTTACATCGTGTTTGATGAAAATGCCAAATACAAATTTAAAACAAAGTATTTCAATTACAAAAGAGTTTATTACCATTCTCCAGCCGATGAACTTATCATAGCACTTGCAAAAGAAGTTAAAGGTGTAGTATGCTCAATGGACAAGTTTAAAGAATACGAACTAGTTGAAAACATATGGTATAAACTTAAATTGTGA
- a CDS encoding SLC45 family MFS transporter — MNMAIKRGISFKNLLLLGFGFFGISLVWPLYNAYVPIFLKDFNLSSATIGFVMTIDNIFAIFMLPLVGTLSDQTRTRLGRRMPYILVGAPLAAVTFGLIPTTRAIHLLWLMMLNIIFMNFFMALFRSPVIALMPDITPSEYRSQANGVINFMGGVGALLAFFAGKPLYDINYALPFLIGGVILLVSQLLVVIFIKEDKKYKTKENVRLKFNDVYEKSFNELKENLKDVFYSKEKSLLFMLVSILLWFIGYNALETFFTSYVKFNLGIKESTGALVLGFFSLTFMIFAIPAGFIGAKLGRKKAMSIGLVVVLSVLIAALLISVTLSDTRLIVNLYFLIFALGGIGWALVNVNSLPTIVDMTVEEKVGGYTGLYYFFSMAANIIAPPLAGLFIDKMGYKTLFAFAITFLLLSLITIQFVKRGDVKG; from the coding sequence ATGAACATGGCGATCAAAAGAGGCATCAGTTTCAAAAATTTATTATTGCTTGGCTTTGGTTTTTTTGGTATTAGCCTTGTTTGGCCACTTTACAATGCATACGTTCCCATATTTTTAAAAGATTTCAACCTTTCGTCGGCAACTATTGGTTTTGTTATGACAATTGATAACATATTTGCGATTTTCATGTTACCACTTGTAGGCACTCTAAGTGATCAGACAAGGACGCGTCTTGGTAGGAGAATGCCTTACATCCTTGTTGGCGCCCCGCTGGCTGCTGTAACGTTTGGACTCATTCCAACAACACGTGCAATACATTTATTGTGGCTTATGATGTTGAATATAATATTTATGAATTTCTTTATGGCGCTCTTCAGATCCCCAGTAATTGCCTTGATGCCAGATATAACTCCATCAGAATACAGAAGCCAAGCAAACGGTGTTATTAATTTCATGGGCGGTGTGGGGGCACTTCTTGCATTTTTTGCAGGCAAACCTTTGTATGATATAAACTATGCGCTCCCTTTTCTAATAGGAGGAGTTATTCTGCTCGTATCTCAGTTACTTGTGGTGATTTTTATAAAAGAAGATAAGAAATATAAAACAAAAGAGAATGTAAGACTTAAATTCAACGACGTTTACGAGAAGAGTTTCAACGAACTTAAAGAAAATCTGAAAGACGTATTCTATTCTAAAGAAAAAAGCTTGCTTTTCATGCTTGTTTCGATATTACTTTGGTTTATAGGTTACAACGCACTCGAAACTTTCTTTACAAGCTATGTAAAATTCAATCTCGGGATAAAAGAAAGTACAGGGGCACTTGTGCTTGGGTTTTTCTCATTGACATTTATGATTTTTGCAATACCAGCTGGATTTATAGGTGCAAAACTTGGAAGAAAGAAGGCAATGAGCATCGGGCTGGTGGTAGTCCTTAGCGTATTAATAGCTGCACTTCTCATAAGTGTTACCTTAAGTGATACTCGGTTAATAGTTAATTTGTACTTTCTTATCTTTGCACTCGGTGGCATTGGATGGGCTTTGGTAAATGTTAACTCTCTACCAACGATAGTTGACATGACGGTAGAAGAAAAGGTGGGAGGTTACACAGGCTTGTATTATTTCTTTTCAATGGCAGCAAACATAATCGCCCCACCACTTGCTGGATTGTTTATCGATAAGATGGGATACAAAACGCTGTTTGCCTTTGCTATAACGTTTTTACTTCTTTCACTTATCACTATCCAATTTGTGAAACGTGGAGATGTGAAGGGTTGA
- the rpmE gene encoding 50S ribosomal protein L31: protein MKKGIHPEMRLLNVKCACGAEHKIWTTKEQLKVDVCSNCHPLYKGSGGVGLIVDSEGRVQKFKKKFEGKY from the coding sequence TTGAAAAAGGGTATACACCCAGAGATGAGGCTTTTAAATGTGAAGTGTGCGTGTGGCGCGGAACACAAGATATGGACAACAAAAGAACAGCTTAAAGTTGATGTTTGTTCAAATTGCCATCCACTTTACAAAGGAAGTGGAGGTGTTGGACTAATAGTAGATTCTGAAGGACGTGTCCAAAAATTCAAGAAGAAATTTGAAGGTAAGTACTGA
- a CDS encoding heme NO-binding domain-containing protein, which translates to MKSFIMNIWLSTWRRLYGESVVNSLVDEFKLDTSKLLIPTNDIPDDLVVNFSKKLAQRTGRTYEQLWEETGYNNIKAFHSAYPSYFKKEGCMSFLSAMDSVHRALTRRITGSKPPRIKFTYVDEKTAIVRYESSRDFRHYFLGLLKGAADFFNDPLTVEIIDQGFSASGSFLEIKIKSTKPYGKLVTLKLFKAFSLGLLKSMFSTYIVVFPVITFTLSWLFTTLVGPLFGSLLTGGFILAGVYFGLFDFKKGMDSAKEIAEIYKNKDFNNLVLIKGEKTFEELSKENAEAVFVLREFLIGLQGDTEEIMAFAKKTLDSANVVQEQIDTMKELSSQVAQTAVQISNDAEKISEAVASNVDTISKTIGQQNQIIHDLNVAVEKIISAAKSVENSASGMSVMSSEFENIASESEKLRGQASAIMDIANTVMSIAEQTNLLALNAAIEAARSGEAGRGFAVVADEIRKLAEESKASAVKIAQFLGSISAGIDKLSNSVIKGYEELKSQSKSLSESATKSKESSEIISQITNQLNNLVNTLNSETHKLESITTSIQNLLAISEESSATAEEISASIQKFLDELNMVFSNVKQTISLLNTIQENFKEVKI; encoded by the coding sequence ATGAAGAGTTTTATAATGAACATATGGCTCTCAACATGGCGCAGACTTTACGGTGAATCGGTGGTAAACTCCTTAGTCGATGAATTTAAGCTTGATACTTCCAAATTGTTAATCCCAACAAATGATATACCTGATGATTTGGTAGTGAATTTTTCGAAAAAGCTAGCCCAAAGAACAGGTAGAACATACGAACAACTCTGGGAGGAGACAGGTTATAACAACATAAAAGCCTTCCACTCTGCATACCCAAGTTATTTCAAAAAAGAAGGTTGCATGTCATTTTTGAGTGCAATGGACAGTGTTCACAGGGCCTTAACTCGTAGAATCACAGGTTCCAAACCACCGCGCATCAAATTCACATATGTGGACGAGAAGACAGCAATCGTAAGATACGAATCTTCAAGAGATTTTAGACATTACTTTTTGGGATTACTAAAAGGAGCTGCAGACTTCTTCAATGATCCCCTTACAGTCGAGATAATTGATCAAGGTTTTAGTGCTTCGGGTTCATTCTTGGAGATCAAAATTAAGTCCACCAAACCTTATGGTAAATTAGTAACACTGAAACTCTTTAAAGCATTTTCATTGGGGCTTCTAAAGTCGATGTTCAGTACTTATATAGTTGTCTTCCCAGTCATTACTTTTACACTCTCTTGGCTTTTTACAACTCTCGTTGGACCACTTTTTGGTTCTTTACTTACAGGTGGTTTTATCTTAGCAGGTGTATATTTTGGTCTGTTTGATTTTAAAAAAGGTATGGACAGTGCAAAAGAAATTGCGGAAATTTACAAGAACAAGGACTTTAACAACTTAGTTCTCATAAAAGGTGAGAAGACTTTTGAGGAACTTTCGAAAGAGAATGCGGAAGCTGTCTTTGTCTTGAGAGAGTTTTTAATAGGCTTGCAAGGTGATACAGAAGAAATCATGGCTTTTGCAAAAAAAACACTTGACTCAGCTAATGTTGTTCAAGAACAGATAGATACTATGAAAGAACTATCTTCTCAAGTTGCACAGACGGCCGTTCAAATAAGTAACGATGCAGAAAAAATCTCTGAAGCAGTAGCCTCGAATGTTGATACGATTTCAAAAACCATAGGACAGCAAAATCAGATAATACATGATTTAAACGTTGCAGTTGAGAAAATTATATCAGCTGCAAAGAGCGTTGAAAATTCTGCTTCAGGAATGAGTGTCATGAGCAGTGAGTTTGAAAACATTGCATCCGAAAGTGAAAAACTGAGAGGTCAAGCAAGTGCTATAATGGATATAGCTAACACTGTAATGAGCATTGCGGAACAAACCAATCTATTGGCCTTGAACGCGGCTATAGAAGCAGCAAGAAGTGGAGAAGCTGGTAGGGGTTTTGCAGTGGTGGCGGATGAAATAAGAAAATTGGCAGAAGAAAGCAAAGCATCGGCAGTTAAAATAGCACAGTTTTTGGGAAGTATCTCAGCAGGAATAGACAAATTGAGCAACAGTGTTATAAAAGGTTATGAAGAATTGAAAAGTCAATCAAAGAGCCTTTCAGAGAGTGCAACAAAAAGCAAGGAGTCAAGCGAGATTATATCGCAGATAACCAACCAGCTCAACAACCTTGTGAATACATTAAACTCGGAAACGCACAAACTTGAAAGCATAACAACGAGTATACAGAATTTACTTGCAATTTCAGAAGAAAGTTCGGCTACAGCAGAAGAAATAAGCGCATCTATTCAAAAGTTCTTAGATGAGCTAAACATGGTATTCTCGAACGTTAAGCAAACTATTAGCCTGCTCAATACAATTCAAGAGAATTTTAAAGAAGTAAAAATATAA
- a CDS encoding Maf family protein, with protein sequence MIILASSSPRRKQLLSQLGLEFEVISPQLHEVIDPLKKPQEIVVELAKEKARSVRKKCSESDIIISADTIVVYKKSILGKPANESEAFDMLSKISGKWHRVYTGVCLLVDNEEISFYEVTKVKFRKMEKAEIEYYVRTKEPLDKAGAYGIQGLGGVFVEKIIGDYTNVVGLPLPKLWKILVDRGLIDLSGFEKGTKRETAKQRQ encoded by the coding sequence ATGATAATCTTAGCCTCATCATCACCAAGACGAAAACAATTACTTAGCCAACTTGGCTTAGAATTTGAAGTTATATCACCGCAACTACACGAGGTTATAGACCCTTTGAAAAAACCTCAGGAAATTGTTGTCGAACTTGCAAAAGAAAAAGCAAGATCGGTGAGAAAAAAATGTTCTGAAAGTGATATAATTATATCAGCAGATACAATCGTTGTATACAAAAAGAGTATTCTTGGAAAACCTGCAAATGAATCAGAAGCTTTTGACATGCTGAGTAAGATATCTGGAAAATGGCACAGGGTTTATACGGGCGTTTGTCTTTTGGTGGATAACGAAGAGATATCGTTTTACGAAGTAACAAAAGTCAAGTTCAGAAAAATGGAGAAAGCAGAGATTGAGTATTATGTGAGGACTAAAGAACCTTTGGATAAGGCAGGTGCTTACGGAATCCAAGGCTTAGGGGGGGTATTTGTAGAAAAAATCATCGGGGATTATACAAATGTTGTTGGGTTACCTTTACCAAAGCTATGGAAAATACTTGTTGATAGGGGGCTAATAGATCTCAGTGGTTTTGAAAAAGGGACCAAGAGAGAAACTGCTAAACAACGGCAGTGA
- a CDS encoding class II glutamine amidotransferase — MCRMAGFSSKNDFGISQILDFTKRMARYGLESPHEDGWGIVALNRKEKIIYKSIVPIYEDPRIDLFGMGLYSLGIVHARLASSGIPKTGLQLHPFHIDGRYFAHNGTVKTARRLNIYDSDTYEYFEFISRFRNVYELAENIGKYAQNNKYSGLNFLMIDEVEMALYICCLYSDQNLSSYYTLHYHNDEENFVVFSEPLDNSYVPMKNGELLKVIDGKIIEQIFLN; from the coding sequence ATGTGTAGAATGGCTGGTTTCAGTTCAAAAAATGATTTTGGCATATCTCAAATACTGGATTTTACAAAGCGTATGGCTCGCTATGGTTTAGAATCACCACACGAAGATGGTTGGGGAATAGTTGCTTTAAACAGGAAAGAGAAGATAATTTATAAATCCATCGTGCCCATATACGAAGATCCAAGAATCGATTTGTTTGGCATGGGTCTTTACAGTTTAGGTATAGTTCACGCAAGGTTAGCATCATCTGGTATACCAAAAACAGGTCTTCAACTCCATCCTTTTCATATTGATGGGAGATACTTTGCTCACAATGGGACTGTAAAGACTGCTAGAAGACTAAATATCTATGACAGTGACACGTACGAATACTTTGAATTTATATCACGTTTCAGAAATGTTTACGAACTTGCTGAGAACATAGGAAAATATGCCCAAAATAATAAATACAGTGGTCTTAACTTTTTAATGATCGACGAGGTTGAAATGGCACTGTACATTTGCTGTCTTTATTCTGATCAAAATTTAAGTAGCTACTACACTTTGCACTATCACAATGATGAAGAAAACTTTGTGGTGTTTTCCGAACCACTTGACAACAGTTACGTTCCAATGAAAAATGGTGAACTTCTAAAAGTAATTGATGGAAAGATAATTGAACAAATCTTTTTGAATTAA